A single genomic interval of Arachis duranensis cultivar V14167 chromosome 7, aradu.V14167.gnm2.J7QH, whole genome shotgun sequence harbors:
- the LOC107458255 gene encoding succinate dehydrogenase subunit 4, mitochondrial yields MQALTLSKRLSTSKPLFRISPNLVASTTSSSTTSPPPSSPISAADSGSSCHPLALLSLLRAPRSATQSLRTGVSGSDVRDTNLAGGQVRAYEVLKLYRPCYGTGIATFKVQPHGAAGYATATTTGDSIQRKERDSGLRNVGPKTKREQLLKATALVPLLLIFPNAYSMLAANLFVFWHISAGIEEILADYVHHEMTRNYVVIAFKLFLIIAMKDVFLKFVFV; encoded by the exons atgcaGGCTCTGACCCTGAGCAAGAGGCTCTCTACATCCAAGCCTCTCTTCAGAATCTCTCCCAACCTCGTCGCTTCAACCACCTCCTCTTCCACCACCTCTCCGCCACCTTCGTCACCGATCTCCGCCGCAGATAGCGGCTCCTCCTGCCATCCCTTGGCTCTCCTCAGCTTACTCCGCGCTCCCAGGTCTGCTACCCAAAGCCTCCGAACTGGTGTCTCTGGATCTGAC GTTAGAGATACGAATCTCGCTGGAGGCCAAG TGCGCGCTTATGAG GTTCTGAAACTTTATCGCCCCTGTTATGGAACCGGAATAGCAACTTTCAAG GTTCAGCCTCACGGTGCTGCTGGTTATGCCACTGCTACTACTACGGGCGATAGCATCCAGAG GAAGGAGCGAGACAGTGGATTGAGGAATGTAGGTCCGAAGACAAAGAGAGAGCAGCTGCTAAAAGCCACTGCACTTGTCCCACTTCTTTTGATATTCCCGAACGCCTATTCCATGCTCGCAGCGAATCTCTTTGTATTTTGGCACATAAGTGCTGGTATTGAAGAGATTTTGGCTGATTATGTCCACCATGAGATGACCCGAAATTACGTCGTGATTGCTTTCAAATTGTTCCTGATAATTGCAATGAAGGATGTGTTCCTGAAATTCGTATTTGTATAA